In the Clostridium beijerinckii genome, one interval contains:
- a CDS encoding carbohydrate ABC transporter permease encodes MKNKYSSEFIKEERKGYIFVLPALIFMLAFVGYPIIYNFILSLRDVNVTTFSQPVKPFVGIENYIEVFKDPAMPISIWNTLVFTIGSISIQFIIGLGLALLFNLKFKLSEPLRGLMVVSYLVPMTVTALLFKFMYSTSGGIINELLMKFHLISQPIGWIIDSKTSMFSVILTNSWVGIPFNMLLLTTGLSNIPYDLYEAAKVDGANVIQRFFKITLPSLRPAILSVLVLGFIYTFKVFDLVFVMTNGGPVNSTELMSTFAYKLSFTQFSFSKGATVANVLFAILFCVSLGYLKLIKEDEVIG; translated from the coding sequence TTGAAAAATAAATATAGCAGTGAATTTATTAAGGAAGAAAGAAAAGGGTACATATTTGTGCTCCCAGCACTAATATTTATGCTGGCTTTTGTGGGATATCCGATTATATATAATTTTATTTTAAGTCTTCGTGATGTAAATGTAACGACTTTTAGTCAGCCTGTTAAACCATTTGTTGGTATTGAAAACTATATTGAAGTGTTTAAAGACCCAGCAATGCCAATAAGTATTTGGAATACTTTAGTTTTCACTATTGGAAGTATATCAATTCAATTTATTATAGGACTCGGACTAGCTTTGCTTTTCAATTTAAAATTTAAGCTTTCAGAACCTCTTAGAGGGCTTATGGTAGTCAGTTATCTTGTACCGATGACAGTAACTGCATTATTGTTCAAATTTATGTATAGTACAAGCGGAGGTATAATAAACGAATTACTTATGAAATTTCATCTAATATCACAGCCAATAGGATGGATTATAGACAGTAAAACCTCAATGTTTTCAGTTATATTAACAAACTCATGGGTTGGAATTCCGTTTAATATGTTGTTATTAACAACTGGGTTAAGTAATATTCCGTATGATTTATATGAGGCAGCTAAAGTTGATGGGGCTAATGTGATTCAGAGATTCTTTAAAATAACTCTGCCATCATTAAGACCAGCGATTTTATCTGTATTAGTTCTTGGATTTATTTATACATTTAAAGTTTTTGATTTAGTATTTGTTATGACAAATGGAGGTCCAGTTAATAGTACTGAACTAATGTCAACTTTTGCATATAAACTTTCATTTACGCAATTTTCATTTAGTAAAGGGGCCACTGTTGCCAATGTATTATTTGCTATTTTATTCTGCGTAAGTTTAGGATACCTCAAATTGATAAAGGAAGATGAGGTGATTGGATAA